Below is a window of Theropithecus gelada isolate Dixy chromosome 15, Tgel_1.0, whole genome shotgun sequence DNA.
TCCCTGAGGCCTGTGTGTTTCTCACTTCAGGATGAAGTACATTGAGACAGAGctaaagaagaggaaagggatCGTGGAACatgaggaacagaaagttaaGCCAAAGAATGCAGAGGATTGTCTTTATGAACTTCCCGAAAACATCCGTGTTTCCTCAGCAAAGAAGACCGAGGAAATGCTTTCCAACCAGATGCTGAGTGGCATTCCTGAGGTGGACCTGGGCATCGAGTATGTTTGAGACCCATAGGCAGAAGACACAGTGCTTTCCAGTTAAAAGTTATGGgggacaggccaggcacggtggctcatgtctgtaatcccagcactttgggaggctgaggtgggtggatcacaaggtcaggagttcaagaccagcctggccaagatggcggaaccctgtctctactaaaaatacaaaaattagccgggcatggtggcaggcacctgtaatcccagctacttgggaggctgaggcaggaaatggcttgaacccgggaggtggaggttgcggtgagccaagatcatgccactgcactccagtctggtgacagaatgagactctatttcaaaagaaaaaaaaatttatgagagacaggtgtggtggcttacgccaataatcccagtacttgggaggccaaggcaggaggatcacgtgaggccaggagaccagcctgagaaacatagactcctgtctctacaaaaaatttaaaaaactagctgggctctcacttgagctcagagttgaggctacagtgagccatgattgcaccactgcacaccagcctgggtgacagagtaagaccctgtctttttttttctaaaaaaaaaaaggctagacaTGGTGATTtgtgcctgttatcctagctctctgggaggcaaaggtggaaggatcacttgagcccaggagttcgagaccagcctgggcagtgtagtgagaccccatgttcTTATCTGTGTTCTTAGAATCCTACAAATACAAACGAGATTGTCTCTGGCAGGTTGTTGCTAGAAGTTTTGCTGAAGGCTTGGCCAGAGTAGTAAGGGCCCCTGGCTGCTGAAAGCAAAAGTGGTTCTTTAGGCTCTGTTGACAGCTGTATCAGGccctttattctgttttcttctagcaggGGCCATGTTAAAGGCTCACCCACCCCTTCTCCCTATGATCcttcttaaaacaaaatatcCACTTTAAAAGGGAATTGTCATGGAAGAAGTGCAATTGTCAGAATAATCTTTTGGTACAGTAGAAAGTTGGGAAGCTTCTAGGCTCTTTTCCGGCCTTACAAACTTTGAGCCTTAAGCATTTTACTTCTCTGAAGCTCAATTTGCTCTTGATCAGAAGAGCAGAGTAACTGTGGTTCTCTGACGGCCGTGAGAGTTCCGTGAGAATGTGACTACAAGTGTGCTTGGTAAACTGGAGAGCTGTGTCCCAGGACACATGATTTTCTTATGTCCTGCTGGGCTGCCAGCCTCACCACTCACATCTGAGTAGTAAGGTGCTATCATCTTCTAAGTGGTGTGGTTTCTTTCTCTCCATagtgctaaaattaaaaatataatttccacgGAGGATGCCAAGGCCCGTCTGCTGGCAGAGCAGCAGAACAAGAAGAAAGACAGCGAGACCTCCTTCGTGCCTACCAACATGGCCGTGAATTACGTGCAGCACAACAGATGTAAGCCCCTCAGGGACAGCGGTCTTGCCCCCTTTCCCTTATTTGAGCTGAGGTCCCTAGGAACCTCATGTTCCGTCTAACGTGTCCCCTGGTCTCTTTGGGTCCAGTTTATCATGAAGAGCTCAATGCACCCATCCGGAGAAACAAAGAAGAGCCCAAGGCCCGGCCCTTGAGAGTAGGCGACACGGAGAAGCCAGAGCCTGAGCGTGAGTGCAACAAAGGCCTCGGGGCTGCCTGGAGTGCTCAGCTCTGGGGGGGCCCATGGAGGCAGGGTGCAGCGGGGGACAGTATGGAGGTTGGCACTGAAGCTGGGGCATCTGGGTTCCAGTCCATGCTCTGGGCCATGACTATGT
It encodes the following:
- the C15H9orf78 gene encoding telomere length and silencing protein 1 homolog; the encoded protein is MPVVRKIFRRRRGDSESEEDEQDSEEVRLKLEETREVQNLRKRPNGVSAVALLVGEKVQEETTLVDDPFQMKTGGMVDMKKLKERGKDKISEEEDLHLGTSFSAETNRRDEDADMMKYIETELKKRKGIVEHEEQKVKPKNAEDCLYELPENIRVSSAKKTEEMLSNQMLSGIPEVDLGIDAKIKNIISTEDAKARLLAEQQNKKKDSETSFVPTNMAVNYVQHNRFYHEELNAPIRRNKEEPKARPLRVGDTEKPEPERSPPNRKRPANEKATDDYHYEKFKKMNRRY